In Penicillium psychrofluorescens genome assembly, chromosome: 5, a single window of DNA contains:
- a CDS encoding uncharacterized protein (ID:PFLUO_007574-T1.cds;~source:funannotate): MPCNPQQASCEGCSCAAATAAPVNIEDCESELLALRQRTHDLEKTLATLKVDSDLPRKGGKLRSSRWFNIEDNPGMTALYIERYCNYGMTRDELMSGKPVIGIAQSGSDIAACNRHHLELAKRVREGIRSAGGIAFEFPTHPIQETSRRPTACLDRNLAYLGLVEILHAYPLDGVVLLTGCDKTTPAALMAAATVNIPAICLNVGPMINGYLGNDRAGSGMVMWKGREKYATGEIDRQEFMDYVGKGAPSVGHCNTMGTASTMNALAEALGMALPGSAAIPAPYRERAQCAYVTGERIVEMVHADRKPSDIMTRAAFENAIVANTAIGGSTNAPIHINAIAKHMGVPISLNDWDQLGFHIPLLLNMQPAGEFLGEEYYRSGGLPAIMAELLEAGKLNANVLTCNGQTMEANVRGKQTWNRDVIKEYNNPLMTDAGFVHLQGSLFNSAIMKTCVISPAFSKKFLENPSDLNAFEGSVAVFDGPEDYHRRLDDPATPIDDSTILVMRGAGPLGYPGAAEVVNMHPPGRLLRQGVASLPCIGDGRQSGTSGSPSILNASPEAAAGGNLALLRDGDRLRVDLTKRRVDILIGEEELARRRAELQKKGGFAVPENQTPWQEIFRRETDQLSEGMVFRDAVKYQRVAQKWEEPRHNH; encoded by the exons ATGCCGTGTAATCCCCAACAAGCCTCCTGCGAGGGCTGttcctgcgccgccgccacggccgcgcCGGTGAACATCGAGGACTGCGAGAGTGAGCTGCTCGCCCTGCGCCAGCGCACCCACGACTTGGAGAAAACCCTTGCCACCCTGAAAGTGGACTCTGACCTCCCCCGCAAGGGCGGCAAGCTGCGCTCGTCGCGCTGGTTCAACATTGAGGACAATCCCGGCATGACTGCGCTGTACATCGAGCGCTACTGCAACTACGGCATGACCCGCGACGAGCTCATGTCCGGTAAGCCGGTGATCGGCATTGCGCAGTCCGGTTCCGACATCGCCGCTTGTAATCGGCATCACCTCGAGCTGGCGAAGCGTGTCCGTGAGGGTATTCGTTCCGCCGGTGGTATCGCCTTTGAGTTCCCCACACATCCTATCCAGGAGACTTCGCGGAGACCGACAGCTTGTCTAGATCGCAATCTGGCGTACTTGGGCTTGGTGGAGATTTTGCATGCGTATCCGTTGGATGGCGTGGTGCTTTTGACGGGATGTGACAAGACGACGCCTGCGGCGTTGATGGCTGCCGCTACAGTG AATATTCCGGCAATTTGTCTCAACGTCGGCCCGATGATCAATGGCTACCTTGGTAATGACCGGGCAGGCTCCGGCATGGTGATGTGGAAGGGGAGAGAAAAGTATGCGACGGGCGAGATCGACCGCCAGGAGTTCATGGACTATGTGGGCAAGGGCGCACCCTCCGTGGGACACTGCAATACAATGGGCACAGCGTCCACCATGAATGCCCTCGCCGAAGCCCTGGGCATGGCCCTCCCCGGCTCGGCCGCCATCCCCGCGCCGTACCGCGAGCGAGCCCAATGTGCCTATGTGACTGGCGAGCGAATCGTTGAGATGGTGCACGCCGATCGCAAACCGAGTGATATCATGACCCGTGCGGCTTTCGAGAATGCCATTGTcgccaacaccgccatcggAGGCAGCACAAATGCGCCCATCCATATCAACGCCATTGCCAAGCACATGGGCGTGCCGATCTCGCTCAACGACTGGGACCAGCTTGGATTCCACATCCCGCTCCTACTCAACATGCAGCCCGCTGGCGAGTTCCTGGGCGAGGAGTACTACCGCTCTGGCGGTCTGCCTGCTATCATGGCagagctgctcgaggccGGCAAGTTAAACGCCAATGTGTTGACATGCAACGGTCAGACAATGGAGGCCAATGTGCGTGGGAAGCAGACGTGGAACCGTGACGTTATCAAGGAATATAACAACCCGCTGATGACGGACGCTGGGTTCGTGCATCTGCAGGGCAGCCTGTTCAACTCAGCGATCATGAAGACATGCGTGATCTCTCCGGCTTTCAGCAAGAAGTTCCTCGAGAACCCATCCGACCTGAATGCCTTTGAAGGCTCCGTTGCTGTTTTCGATGGACCAGAGGACTACCACCGACGCCTAGACGACCCTGCCACGCCTATCGATGACTCAACCATCCTGGTCATGCGCGGCGCTGGCCCGCTGGGCTACCCCGGCGCCGCAGAGGTGGTCAACATGCACCCTCCGGGACGCCTTCTACGCCAGGGCGTCGCCTCACTCCCCTGCATCGGCGACGGGCGCCAATCCGGCACGTCAGGCTCACCGTCAATTCTAAACGCCAGTCCCGAGGCAGCCGCCGGTGGGAACCTTGCCCTGCTGCGCGATGGAGACAGACTGCGCGTAGATTTGACGAAACGCCGCGTCGATATCCTCATTGGCGAGGAGGAACTCGCCCGGCGCCGTGCGGAGCTCCAAAAGAAGGGTGGATTCGCAGTGCCGGAGAACCAGACGCCCTGGCAGGAGATCTTCCGTCGGGAGACGGACCAGTTGAGTGAGGGTATGGTGTTCCGCGACGCGGTTAAGTATCAGCGCGTGGCGCAGAAATGGGAGGAGCCGAGACATAATCATTAG
- a CDS encoding uncharacterized protein (ID:PFLUO_007575-T1.cds;~source:funannotate), producing MVLEVHRSANKDEIRKAYRKAALASHPDKVPEAEREEAEVKFKSVQEAYDILYDDDKRHIYDTHGMSAFNGSGEPGMGGAPDLDEMLAQMFGMGGMGGMGGMGGMPGGGPRANRPRKSPNEEQAYEVSLEELYKGKTVKFASTKNVICSLCNGKGGKEKATAKKCSTCDGQGYKEVLQRMGQFLTQSTVACTVCNGQGSFFSPKDKCKKCKGKKTAEERKILEIYIPRGAREGEKIVLEGEADQVPNQEPGDIIFKLVEEEHAVFTRAGSDLRADIDVTLAESLSGFSRVVLKHLDGRGIELTHPQKPGQTLSPGQVLKVPGEGMPHKRSDARGDLYLVVNIKFPDEKWKPTPAMLEKLKELLPKPDKLIEAETIDEVEYNPQGDLDEFGTKDGHGSAWVDEDEDDDEPAQCATQ from the exons ATG GTCCTTGAGGTCCACCGCAGCGCAAACAAAGATGAGATTCGTAAGGCATATCGCAAG GCCGCGCTCGCGAGCCACCCCGACAAGGTCCCCGAAGCCGAGCGGGAAGAGGCCGAGGTGAAATTCAAGTCCGTGCAGGAGGCATACGATATTCTATACGATGACGACAAGCGCCACATCTACGATACCCACGGCATGTCCGCGTTCAACGGGTCCGGCGAGCCCGGCATGGGCGGTGCGCCCGATCTGGACGAGATGCTCGCGCAGATGTTCGGGATGGGGGGTATGGGAGGCATGGGAGGCATGGGCGGGATGCCCGGAGGAGGACCACGCGCGAACCGGCCGCGGAAGAGCCCGAACGAAGAGCAGGCGTATGAGGTCAGCCTGGAGGAACTGTACAAGGGCAAGACGGTCAAGTTCGCCAGCACGAAGAACGTCATCTGCAGTCTGTGCAAtggcaagggcggcaaggagaaggcgacggCCAAGAAATGTTCGACGTGCGATGGGCAAGGGTACAAGGAGGTTCTTCAGCGCATGGGCCAGTTCCTGACCCAGTCCACCGTGGCTTGCACTGTCTGCAATGGTCAGGGCTCGTTCTTCAGCCCCAAGGATAAGTGCAAGAAGTGCAAAGGCAAGAAGACTGCGGAGGAACGTAAGATCCTGGAGATCTACATCCCGCGCGGTGCACG ggaaggagagaagatcgtgctggagggcgaggcggATCAAGTCCCGAACCAAGAGCCCGGCGATATCATTTTCAAGCTGGTTGAGGAGGAACACGCCGTCTTTACCCGGGCCGGATCGGACCTGAGAGCAGATATCGACGTCACACTGGCCGAGTCCCTGAGTGGGTTCTCGCGGGTCGTGTTGAAGCACCTGGACGGTCGCGGCATTGAGCTCACCCACCCACAGAAGCCCGGCCAGACCTTGTCGCCCGGCCAGGTTCTCAAGGTGCCCGGCGAGGGCATGCCGCACAAGCGCAGCGATGCCCGTGGCGATCTGTACCTGGTGGTGAACATCAAGTTCCCCGACGAGAAGTGGAAGCCGACCCCGgcgatgctggagaagctcaaggagctgCTGCCCAAGCCTGACAAGCTCATCGAGGCGGAAACGATTGACGAGGTCGAGTACAACCCGCAGGGCGACCTGGACGAGTTCGGGACGAAGGATGGCCACGGGTCGGCGTgggtggacgaggacgaggacgacgatgagccGGCGCAGTGCGCGACTCAGTGA
- a CDS encoding uncharacterized protein (ID:PFLUO_007576-T1.cds;~source:funannotate), whose amino-acid sequence MRRPYSGLLARSWTCIQCRTCSSASTAGAQVRKSKTNLPDTPARTRFAPSPTGYLHLGSLRTALFNYLLAKRTGGQFLLRIEDTDQKRTIPGAEQRLYEDLQWAGLHWDEGPIVGGPYGPYRQSERTALYREHADGLIANGHAYRCFCSAERLDSFARHRSQAGLAPGYDRKCADISTEESAERASKGETHVVRLKVEGYPMFNDLVYGKTGQNRLNSSKLDFIDRVYDDPILLKSDGHPTYHLANVVDDHCMEITHVIRGTEWMPSTPMHVALYNAFDWTPPRFGHVPLLVDKTGQKLSKRNMDIDLSSFKDKQGVFAASLVNFAALLGWSHTQKSDVFSLKELEQIFNLKITRGNTVVAFEKLWFLQKAHAQRFATTGGIEFEQMVSVVCSTVQEKHFLETLGPILQERTLPEYIAPLLRADAKTYSDAPTFIERNSTFFTTQLSRPPYTPASTSSTDANDTTPAVPMQALHTAAAALTLVPPTHWTVETHRSNITSYDGSAIASSSEGQEEADSASSAAMNKLFKKELYHYLRWALSASAPGPGIPETMAILGRDESVRRLQDAKTLTASLVPPVGRRVPKSSSSEENGGGDRSWMGSLASR is encoded by the exons ATGCGCCGCCCTTATAGCGGGCTCCTGGCTCGCTCCTGGACCTGCATCCAGTGCAGAACCTGCTCTTCAGCATCTACCGCGGGCGCCCAGGTGCGCAAGTCCAAAACTAACCTGCCCGACACGCCTGCGCGCACGCGTTTTGCGCCCTCGCCGACGGGATACCTTCATCTGGGCTCGCTGCGAACGGCGCTGTTCAACTATCTGCTGGCCAAGCGCACGGGCGGACAATTCCTGCTGCGTATTGAAGATACCGATCAG AAACGCACGATTCCCGGCGCGGAACAAAGACTGTACGAGGATCTACAATGGGCTGGGTTACACTGGGACGAGG GCCCTATTGTCGGTGGCCCGTACGGTCCATATAGACAG TCTGAACGAACAGCTCTATACCGCGAGCACGCCGATGGCTTGATCGCCAATGGCCATGCCTACCGGTGTTTCTGCTCTGCCGAACGGCTCGATTCCTTCGCCCGACACCGCAGTCAAGCCGGTTTAGCTCCGGGCTATGACCGAAAATGCGCAGATATCTCCACCGAAGAGTCTGCAGAACGGGCGTCCAAGGGGGAAACGCATGTCGTCCGATTAAAGGTAGAAGGATACCCCATGTTCAACGATCTGGTCTACGGCAAGACGGGCCAGAACCGCCTCAACAGCAGCAAGCTAGATTTCATTGACCGAGTGTACGACGACCCTATTCTGCTCAAATCGGATGGACACCCCACGTATCATCTGGCGAATGTGGTGGATGATCATTGCATGGAAATCACTCATGTTATCCGCGGCACG GAATGGATGCCGTCTACCCCAATGCATGTAGCCTTGTACAATGCGTTTGACTGGACGCCCCCACGATTCGGGCATGTCCCTCTCCTGGTCGATAAGACCGGGCAGAAGCTCAGCAAGCGGAACATGGACATCGACCTCTCGTCCTTTAAGGACAAGCAAGGCGTGTTCGCGGCTTCTTTGGTCAATTTTGCCGCGCTCTTGGGCTGGTCTCATACTCAGAAATCGGACGTGTTCAGCCTAAAGGAGCTGGAACAGATT TTTAACTTGAAAATCACGCGCGGTAACACAGTCGTTGCCTTCGAGAAGCTATGGTTCTTGCAAAAAGCGCACGCCCAGCGCTTCGCAACGACCGGTGGCATTGAATTCGAGCAGATGGTGAGCGTCGTCTGCTCAACAGTACAAGAGAAGCATTTTCTAGAGACCCT AGGCCCGATCCTCCAGGAAAGGACACTGCCAGAGTATATCGCACCGCTGCTTCGCGCCGATGCCAAAACCTACAGCGACGCACCGACCTTCATCGAGCGCAACTCGACCTTCTTCACCACCCAGCTCTCCCGACCCCCTTACACACCAGCTTCCACGTCTTCCACTGACGCTAATGACACAACACCCGCAGTTCCCATGCAAGCGCTCCACACCGCTGCCGCAGCACTAACCCTCGTCCCGCCCACTCACTGGACTGTCGAAACGCATCGCAGCAACATCACCTCCTATGACGGTTCCGCAATAGCCAGTTCCTCTGAAGGACAGGAAGAAGCGGACTCCGCCTCATCCGCGGCAATGAACAAGCTCTTCAAAAAGGAACTTTATCACTACCTCCGCTGGGCGCTCTCGGCATCCGCACCGGGACCTGGGATTCCTGAGACAATGGCGATTCTCGGGCGCGATGAGTCTGTCCGCAGATTGCAGGATGCTAAGACGTTGACGGCGTCGTTGGTCCCGCCTGTCGGGAGGAGGGTTCCTaaatcttcttcgtcggaggAAAATGGGGGAGGGGATCGGAGTTGGATGGGGTCGCTTGCTTCGCGGTGA
- a CDS encoding uncharacterized protein (ID:PFLUO_007577-T1.cds;~source:funannotate), producing MAVDTSYLTTQVNNIVTQLHGIFDEIGVPGRERESREAELFSALSDTLHNHLKLVDDEKEKLTQEAQRLITAIQQMEASLGDERANGRYELNRDDLRVTYPLHRCIAFLREKSEAMSKLHRERFEQVKKLVDALESYSSHLEASFVSIELPPTAPGSSIPPSFDLSPSYVTALDSEFSRVYEEYHRRVSHVQTTSEEMIKLWAELGTPQVQTDSNIVKLYRESPEQLGLHENDIANLMGKRDKLIEEKKGRERKIKELRTSVESLWERFGVEEADRKAFLSANRGCGLRTINEFEEELTRLNELKRQNMHLFVEDARCRLQELWDSLYFSEEEMLDFTPAFSDVCSDALLEAHEAEINRLEALKEQRAPTLELIDKHRGLLADRDSLASSSQDASRLMGRGNKGEKRDPGKLLREEKMRKRIAKDLPKLEAELRKELEHWEDEYGRPFLVHGDRYLDVLAAAAATSRPQGRSKTPSAPSSTTKLNGARPVSRPGTASSMRGPPPPRSATKTPTSSGPVKHNTIGYSGARSAGAKSPSKLPARAPLSNMPHGNNSPERHTGPGSYSSSTVNGKMGPPRLPPPRMRALTVESKNERGNYNNNMEPPRCNSSMSSAFVRPVSPEDVYDDRQRSFMSSSALSHSRSTGLSQSSHSSQSSLSLSSSMQGYPRPNPYLQHAPPPPASRMPSSSSSANTASSENWETFDDASDSEMDANDVYYAKLRAANGKRFAPDDGLDLGGKKAKGIRSVSPDGPHAGQVLRVAGSDNDWAEEFESY from the exons ATGGCGGTAGACACGAGCTACCTGACCACTCAGGTCAACAACATCGTGACGCAGCTCCATGGCATTTTCGATGAGATTGGGGTCCCTGGCCGTGAGCGGGAGTCTCGTGAGGCAGAG CTCTTTTCGGCCCTGTCAGACACTCTTCATAACCATCTCAAGCTTGTTGACGA tgagaaggagaagttgACGCAAGAAGCTCAACGTCTCATCACCGCCATTCAGCAGATGGAGGCCTCCCTGGGTGATGAGAGGGCAAATGGCCGTTACGAGCTCAACCGCGACGATTTGCGCGTCACGTACCCGCTCCATCGCTGCATTGCTTTCCTCCgcgagaagagcgaggcCATGAGCAAGTTGCACCGGGAGCGCTTTGAACAAGTCAAGA AACTGGTTGATGCCCTCGAATCCTACTCCTCGCACCTCGAGGCCTCCTTTGTTTCTATTGAGTTGCCGCCCACCGCACCTGGCTCCTCTATCCCCCCCAGCTTTGATCTTTCCCCCTCGTATGTCACAGCCCTGGACTCCGAATTTTCCAGAGTGTACGAAGAGTACCACCGCCGCGTGTCTCATGTCCAAACCACCTCcgaggagatgatcaagCTCTGGGCAGAACTGGGCACCCCTCAAGTCCAGACGGACTCCAACATTGTCAAGCTTTACCGTGAATCTCCTGAGCAGCTGGGCCTGCACGAGAACGACATTGCCAACCTGATGGGTAAGCGCGACAAGCTGAttgaggagaagaagggtcGCGAGCGCAAGATCAAAGAACTCAGAACCTCAGTGGAAAGCCTCTGGGAGCGGTttggagtggaagaagctGACCGCAAGGCGTTCCTTTCTGCCAACCGCGGCTGTGGGCTCCGTACCATCAACGAGTTTGAGGAGGAGCTTACCCGCTTAAACGAGCTGAAGAGACAGAACATGCATCTCTTTGTGGAAGATGCTCGCTGCCGTCTTCAGGAACTTTGGGACAGCCTTTACTtttccgaggaggagatgctTGATTTCACCCCTGCTTTCTCCGATGTGTGCAGCGATGCCTTGCTCGAGGCGCACGaggccgagatcaaccgCCTTGAGGCCCTCAAGGAGCAGCGCGCTCCTACCCTGGAGCTCATTGATAAGCATCGCGGTCTCCTGGCAGACCGTGACTCATTGGCCTCCTCGAGCCAGGATGCATCTCGTCTCATGGGCCGAGGAaacaagggcgagaagcgcgaTCCTGGAAAGCTCCTcagggaggagaagatgcgcaagaGGATTGCAAAGGATCTCCCCAAACTCGAAGCAGAGCTGCGGAAGGAACTGGAGCATTGGGAAGATGAATATGGCCGGCCATTCTTGGTTCATGGAGACCGGTACCTCGACGTCTtggctgccgccgctgccaccTCCAGGCCGCAAGGGCGCTCCAAGacgccctcggcgccatcatcgactaCGAAATTAAATGGCGCAAGGCCTGTCTCACGCCCTGGCACTGCCAGCTCCATGCGAGGgcctcccccgccgcgcTCAGCGACCAAGACTCCGACTAGCAGTGGACCTGTGAAGCACAACACTATCGGCTATTCCGGCGCTCGATCTGCAGGAGCAAAGTCTCCCTCCAAGCTTCCTGCCCGTGCTCCGCTGAGCAATATGCCCCATGGAAACAACTCCCCTGAGCGTCACACTGGGCCGGGTTCCTACTCGTCTAGCACTGTCAATGGAAAAATGGGACCACCTCGTTTGCCGCCGCCAAGGATGCGAGCCCTGACCGTTGAATCAAAGAATGAGCGCGGCAACTATAACAATAACATGGAGCCGCCTCGCTGCAATAGTTCCATGTCCAGTGCCTTTGTGAGGCCTGTCAGCCCTGAAGACGTTTACGATGACCGCCAGCGTTCCTTCATGAGCTCGTCTGCTCTATCTCATTCCCGTTCAACTGGACTCTCTCAGTCCTCCCATTCTTCGCAATCCTCGCTGTCCCTAAGCTCCTCCATGCAAGGCTACCCGCGGCCGAACCCTTACCTGCAGCatgcacctcctccaccggCCTCACGCATgccatccagctcttcatccgccAATACTGCATCGTCCGAGAACTGGGAGACATTCGATGATGCGTCTGACTCGGAAATGGACGCAAATGATGTCTACTATGCCAAGCTCCGAGCCGCCAACGGAAAGCGGTTTGCTCCCGATGATGGTCTGGACCTGGGAGGCAAGAAAGCCAAAGGTATTCGAAGTGTGAGTCCTGATGGTCCGCATGCTGGGCAGGTCCTGCGTGTGGCGGGCAGTGACAACGACTGGGCCGAAGAGTTCGAATCGTACTAG
- a CDS encoding uncharacterized protein (ID:PFLUO_007578-T1.cds;~source:funannotate), giving the protein MQAAQQSWELENAITVFDPQRDALYKYNPETQRALDAERPWANDPYYFKNVRISASALLKMVMHARSGGSLEVMGLMQGYILPHTFVVTDAFRLPVEGTETRVNAQDEANEYMVSYLQSCRDAGRMENAVGWYHSHPGYGCWLSGIDVATQQTQQMGGPFVAVVIDPERTISAGRVEIGAFRTFPPDFVPPREAHEDDEYQTIPLGKAEDFGAHANQYYSLEVSHFKSTLDSEILSLLWNKYWVATISQSPLFATRDYGSKQMMDLSQKVRKAARGIENGGPRANSASAKDQQLDKVVRGGQRIVSEEVKGLLASEVKMKLFQGIGDQSQTEA; this is encoded by the exons ATGCAGGCTGCACAGCAGTCCTGGG AGCTCGAAAATGCGATCACCGTGTTTGACCCGCAACGTGACGCCCTCTACAAATACAACCCAGAGACACAGCGAGCCCTCGATGCCGAGCGGCCATGGGCCAATGACCCATACTATTTCAAGAACGTTCGGATCTCAGCCTCCGCGCTGCTGAAGATGGTGATGCACGCCCGGTCAGGCGGGTCGCTCGAGGTGATGGGTCTCATGCAAGGATACATTCTGCCGCATACATTCGTGGTGACAGATGCCTTCCGGCTACCGGTCGAGGGCACGGAGACTCGCGTGAACGCACAGGACGAGGCCAACGAGTACATGGTGTCATATCTACAATCGTGCCGGGATGCAGGACGCATGGAAAATGCTGTGGGCTGGTACCACAGCCACCCGGGTTATGGGTGCTGGCTGTCCGGGATCGATGTGGCTACACAGCAAACGCAGCAGATGGGAGGACCgttcgtggcggtggtgattGATCCCGAGCGCACGATCTCGGCGGGGCGAGTTGAGATCGGCGCATTTCGCACGTTCCCGCCGGACTTTGTCCCGCCGCGAGAGGCCCACGAGGACGACGAATACCAGACCATCCCGCTTGGCAAGGCGGAGGACTTTGGCGCCCATGCAAACCAGTACTACTCCCTCGAGGTGTCACATTTCAAGAGCACTCTCGATTCCGAAATTCTTTCTCTTCTATGGAATAAATATTGGGTTGCGACGATCAGCCAAAGTCCGCTGTTTGCTACTCGCGACTACGGCAGCAAGCAGATGATGGATCTCAGCCAAAAGGTGCGCAAAGCTGCCCGGGGAATCGAGAACGGCGGGCCGCGCGCCAATAGTGCCTCCGCCAAGGATCAGCAACTCGACAAGGTCGTGCGTGGTGGACAGCGGATTGTATCCGAGGAAGTAAAGGGTTTACTCGCGTCtgaggtgaagatgaagctGTTCCAGGGCATCGGAGATCAAAGCCAGACCGAGGCTTGA